One genomic segment of Penaeus chinensis breed Huanghai No. 1 chromosome 13, ASM1920278v2, whole genome shotgun sequence includes these proteins:
- the LOC125031381 gene encoding cuticle protein AMP4-like codes for MWKISVTSHVNVFALLQLVLVALVAVAAAAPQQQPPVAILLDERVSPENGAYSFQFQADNGIVQSETGTPGSQGQTNVQGVFSFPLEDGSIAEVRYQADENGFQAQSPLLPVAPEFPHPIPQFVLDQIAFAEEQDRLEAQLQFQ; via the exons ATGTGGAAAATCAGTGTTACAAGTCATGTGAATGTGTTCGCTCTTCTTCAGCTGGTTCTCGTCGCCCTCGTTGCCGTGGCAGCCGCCGCCCCGCAGCAGCAGCCGCCCGTCGCCATCCTCCTGGACGAGCGCGTCTCTCCTGAGAATGGCGCTTACTCCTTCCAATTCCAGGCAGATAACGGCATTGTGCAAAGCGAGACTGGAACACCAGGTTCTCAAGGCCAGACAAATGTGCAAGGAGTTTTCAG TTTCCCCCTGGAAGACGGCAGCATCGCCGAAGTCCGGTACCAagctgacgagaacggcttccaggccCAGTCCCCTCTGCTGCCCGTCGCCCCCGagttccctcaccccatcccgcagttcgtcctcgaccagatcgccttcgccgagGAGCAGGATCGCCTCGAAGCTCAGCTTCAGTTTCAGTGA